From Camelina sativa cultivar DH55 chromosome 5, Cs, whole genome shotgun sequence:
ATCTTAGCAAAGGATTCATTGAAAAGATTGCAAGTATGCAATGTCAGGATCTTCAAAGATGTCCAAGACACGGAGCATTCGGGATCCAAATTACCATAGCCTGACGACTTAAGGTAAAGTTGCTTGACAGAGGAATTGGTGTAGAAGGAATCAGGGATATCAGAAAGATAGTGTTCCACCCACAGATTCTCCACGTTTCGAGATATGGCAAACTCGATCCAACTGTAAACGTCAGGAAAATATTCGGAATCTATGGCACAGAGCTGAAACCTAATCATCTTGCGAGCCGTGTAGCGAGCTAGGGTTTTGCCTATGGAATCACGATCCGAACAACAGCCCTTGACGAAAGAGAGGGAAGGTGTGTCGCACCATACATGTCTCCATCTTCTGGACAAGACTGAAGTTCTGATTGCGAATTTGGTCGGGATGAAGGAGAGGATAACTTGGAGGATCTCATCAGGCAAAGAGCTGATTGAGTCGAAATCTTGCTCGTTTGATTTCTCGGCGACGGTGAGCGACATAATGGCTAGGGAGTACGCTTACAGAGGAGGCGGTGGCGCTGTCTCCGCTTCCCATGTTGTCAGCCATCGTAGGTTATCAACTGATAATTTGCAATTTTTAACCCCTAACCTAGGCGTTTGAGTAACTTACAAGTATCCCCAAATTATTAATGGGTTCCAAAAGCCCACATTAAACATTACAAATACCAATACTTACATCTCCGTAATATCGTAGACCATACTGCTAAACTTTGggctattttttaattatagtgttaaaatcaatttaaattgCTGATTTATGTTCTGAAATTTAAGTTAATTTAACTGGTCACGATAATACAATACTTTTACTCTCTTTTGCCTTAGTTGCccacattttattttccattttggTTATAAGTAAATGCATTAGACAATGTAATGGTATGGCTCATAGTTTAGCAAAATTTGATTGTACTAATACGATTTTTGTTCTGATTATGTAACTCAGCCACCTTGGCTTCTAGAACAGCTATGTATGTATTGACCAATCTCGAATTAATATAAGTTCTAtttgaggaaaaacaaaaacaaattttatgtcaaatgaaatcataaaccttcacatattaaatatatatatatatatatatatatcatcaattcatatacaaattatatgtgataaaatttttatatgaattgtatatatatatatatatatataattcatatatcatcaattcatctacaaaatatcatcaatttagttgcatttttattattaataaaatattctataatttaaatatagaaatttatcCACAACACTTATATCAGATTCATCTATTATTTTAAGACAAACGGTTatgctaattaagaaaaaatagtgGTATATACTGAAgttgtttttattacaaaacattattttcaagaacaaagtataaaattaattttaattagttcACAAATATactacaaattttaatttgcaTTGAATATTTTTAAGTATCGAGGGTGTTTTGTACAATTCATAAgaatttcataaatatttttaaaatattttttcaaaacataaattattaattgcatgtatattttatatatagttaatatatatatatatattaaaatatcgTAGACGAGAAAAGATAGTTGGTATGTGTTGATGCATAAAAGGAACTATTCGGAGTTGATACATTCAGGAGTCCCCGATGaacttgtttggtttttttccgGATCCCTAAGACATATTGCATAGTTgctaatgatataaatattatttgtcgatttaattattgttggtttttttatattctaagatatatgattttaatCTTTTCATTAGCTATCTACAGTGTAACTAACgtggaaaatattttaagtaacaTATTGCCATtcaattatatagaaaataaagaaaagaaattctCTTAATTGATATAGCAGCTTTATTTAGTATAACAACATGTTGagttagtaatttaatttatttagaagAAGACACAAATTCTTCGATATATATGTACTATTTGCGActaaattttatgttaaattGTGGTGTACAGGcgttgaaataattttaaatattactgtcatatttcaatataattttaaatattactgtcatatttcaatataattttaaatattactgTCATATTtcaatgttattaaaaaaataaagaagaacaTCACAATTGTTTCCTAGAAAGCTTCTCTCACAATTGTGCAATTTCGTTTTTTCTAAACGGTTTAATGCGTTATAGAAATCACACAAAAACTAATCTAACCGCAAACCTTGACTGTCCAATAACAATGGCTGACCAAAGTGGCAAGCATGAACATAGAAAATAAATGGAAATTTGTAGAAAAGACTCGACCGGTTGAGCAGTAACCTCAACAATTTTGTACTATTTCTTGATAATTTTGTACAATTTTGAGTATTGTTGCTAAGATCCAATATTTGGTAGTTTtacaatttattcaaaaagagttgcaacaatattattaatatattttgggtttagAAGGCCCAACTGAAGCCCACAAATAAATTCTTGGGATGGGATATATATGTCGATAAAGAAAAAAGCATTCCCCCAAAACAACCGCggcaagaaagagaaaaaaaaaacatgacgtCCTCATCATCTTGGATTGAAGAAGCGGATGCGTTTCTCCGTGGGGGGGATGGAGTACTGGCGTCAAGTGGATGAATCCGAGGTAATTTTTGATTTCATCTTCTTATTGTTCATAGAGCTAGGTTGATGTCGGAGCTGATGACTATGGTACTataccctagatctaatctcacacTCTTCGGTTGCTTCTAGGGTCTGTTATAATTACTATGTAACTGATTTATTATTCGCTGATGGGTCTTATTTAGGGGTTCGATGTCGAGGGTATCTATGCACCACACGGGACCCTTGGACTGAAGGTCGTCAAGTGTGAAGGAAGTATGTTTCAGCATGAATATCGTGTCGACCTCTACTGGCGAGAGGGGCAAAGGCCAAGGGACCAACccaaaattcagaaaatttcCTTCTAACCAaggggacaaaaaaaaaaaaaaatttagtgtgAAAAGGGTCCAAAATTTTTGGTTCACCTAGggtccaaaaaaatattgagacgGCACTCTACGCGGGCTTCATCGTTATAATATCTTGAAGGGGACAAACTTTCATCTCGATCACCTAATCAAATACAACAAGTTGATGAACGCCTTGTCCTCTTACTACATTACTTTGGTGGCTTCTGATCCAGCTAGCGGCTCCGTACTAACCTTCCAAGTTAAAGTTGACGAAAATTGGCTTCACCGTTTAAATTTGACTGTCTCTGTTGCTAGACCTAAAGGTATGACTTGTTGtgcttttttcttcaaatttttaattttatttttttctgttgttgttgattataaAATCTCACTTgctatttaataattttttttttcttagggaCCATGGAGCCGCTCCCGCTTCAAGATGACCTGAGAGCCGACAGAGTGCTTCATGATTTACACGATGACGATGGATTGTCTGCGTGGCCTTCAGAGGATGCTTTCAATGATACAAACCGATTTCACATAGTAAGAACCTTAACGATACAACAACATCTCATCACCTTTGAAATTTATATTAGGTTTTTCGCATGCTCAAATAATTTTGTAGTGTGATTGATGATATGTTTCTATTGCTTTTGCAGATGGAGGAATCAGAGTTGCTAGACACTGACTGGATTCGCCTATATGTGGAACTTTTACTTTGTTCAAAGGATAGGTTGCTCAGAGACAGCGACTTGTCCAAGTTGAAGATTGTGAAAGTGGCGGTAGAAGCTAGTAATGAAGACGTGGAGCCGCAGAGTGAGAGACTCAACGCCGCCAAAAGCGCAACTTTCTACATAACTTTTCGCTTGGGCATTTGGGGGATTAGAGAGCATGTTGAACGAAGAGCTATAGTTAGAAGACTCATCAGGTGAGCGTACAGGAAACTTGATCCTCCTTGATGCTCTGACCCCTTTCAAGAAGGAAAGAAGACATGATGAAACGCTATTGCAACCCTCGTTGGGCTACTCACGTCCCAATGGGCGCTTGTCCCGTTCCCTTTCCCCGTTTGATATATTTCCCTTTTCGCGTTTTAAGCGTTCGCGTTCGGAATGGCAAGATCCATCTGAAAATTAGGATGAGATGATGATAAACTATTAATCTTCTACAATGTCAAGATGTGTGACTAAGTTAATATATGTATAGCACTAGAAATAATATTTCCGGAACCTGTTCCGAAGAAGTCGATCA
This genomic window contains:
- the LOC109132809 gene encoding UPF0725 protein EMB2204-like; amino-acid sequence: MNALSSYYITLVASDPASGSVLTFQVKVDENWLHRLNLTVSVARPKGTMEPLPLQDDLRADRVLHDLHDDDGLSAWPSEDAFNDTNRFHIMEESELLDTDWIRLYVELLLCSKDRLLRDSDLSKLKIVKVAVEASNEDVEPQSERLNAAKSATFYITFRLGIWGIREHVERRAIVRRLIR